The DNA region CCAGTTTCAGGACGTGACACTAACGCCCAACTTCCAACCCCCAACTTCCAACTCAACATCTACCTCACCCACTCCCTCACATCCGGACAGTCTATAGCTGCTTCACGTACTGAAGCAGTATTACGGTATTGCTTAAGCTGGCGGAGATAAGTGGTACTACTGTTTTCCTGGAAACGGCTGCAGGCGACCAACCCTAACAGGCACTTAGCTTTCAGCTCGTTGTTTTTAGTTAGCGACATTGCCCTGCGAAAGTTGTCCATTGCTGATCGGCATCTATAGTAGTCATCGCCATAGCGGTGGCCATTTGGCCAGAATGTATAACCAAACCAATGTGCCTGCGGGTAAATACTTTCTGCATAATCTTCATTTGCTGATTTGCCATAACTAAACATCATCCATCCCTTGCCGTTGTAGGATGTATTTACCTGCACATTTCCCAGTTGATAATAGGCCGCAGCCTTTGCTTCATCATTGGTAGCATTGTTGATGGTATTCGTGATCTTAACCACGTCTTCCAGTACCAGCCGCTTGCTCACCATTTTATATGCATTCCTGCTTTTTGTTTGTGGTGCAAAACCAGTATTGGTGATATGTGTCAGCGGGAGGAAATCAGCATACTCATAGTTGTCTTCCCAAAAGCTCGGGTTCATCTGCTTTGCCACAGCCAACGCTTCAGCATATCGCTTCTGCCTGAAGAGGATCGTCAACTTCACATCTCGATACATATCATCTTTTGCCCACCGCACAGGGCTTAACAGTTTCTCAAAACCTGTCTTATCCTTCTTATGTTTCAGCGCCAGCAGGCTATCTATATGATGCGGCGAAGCAAACCTGTCGTACCAGGCTATATGACCATAACCCACATCACCCTCACTCCATCCATCGTAGGCATTGGTGATAACGCCTGCTTTGGTATACAACATGCCGGCGGTAAGTGTATCCTTCTTCTTTTCATAACCCCTGCTAAGCATCAGCACCAGCTCGGCCCAGTCATCAGTTCGTTCGGCACCTTCATCATCGTAGCTGGTGTAGTCTTTAGTAGTTCTTTTCCTGTAGCTTTCATTCAGCTGGTATAGCTTCTTGAGCTGCGCAGCCAGTAACGCTTTAGCTTGCGGTGAAGTGATATCTGTAGTATGTGCCGTTACCACCACCTGTTCTACCAGTCGCTGTACTTCCAGTTGTTTGTTCATGTACACCGGCAGCGTTTGCAGCAGCTGTTTTGCTTTGTTGTACTGCCGCTCCATGTTGTACAGGTGAACAAGTGCCAGTTGCAGCGAAGGCTTGCGGCGCCTCATCTGCAGTCCTTCTACGAAAGCGCGTAACTGCCCCAGGTATTGCACATCTGTCCTTCTCAGCCTGTCCAGTTCAGCTTGTGTATATTCCTCCATTGCCCGCTCTTCATATTCGAAGCCTAACATAGCAGGTGTCCAAAGCCATGTCTCCAGTTTGTTCACCTCTTGTCCCACCAGCATGGGCAGGTATTTTTCAACAGCATCGTAGCGCGCCAGTGCCTGCAGGTGTTTTAGTGCGCGACCATTCGTTTTATAAGCCTGCATCGCATGCACCAGCGCCAGCATTTTTGGATCTTTTGTTACTTGTTGCAGTTGCACCAGGTCATCCTTTTCTACATGTAAAAAAGCATACTGCTTCTTTTCTTCCGATTCATCAAATGCTTTTAAGAGGTAGCGGGTTTGCTCATTTCGATCCTGCAATACCATTGCATAATAAATGTTTGCCCATGCTGCCACAATTGTAGGCTTCCCCTGCAGGTGACGCTCATATGCCTGGCGCATTTGCGGGGCAAAGCCAAATCCTTCGCGACCGATGTACGCCCACAGCTTCATAGCCTGGAAGGCATAGCGCGGCTGCAGGTATGCAGGGGCAGTAGCAATTTTCTGAAACGAAAGTTGCGCAAGTTTTGCCACCTCCTTTTTCTGCCTCTCCACCGTTGTATCCCACGGATCGGGTTGTGCAAAATCAACTGCTTCTGCCTGCTTGGCAAGTACCATGTACTGGAGTGCTGCAGCATTTTCCTTTTGTATAAGCCACTTAATGAAACTGTTGTTACCAAACGATTTCCAGTTGTTCCGCTTGTAAGCTTGAACAAAAATATCTGGTGGCGTTTCATATTGCACATTGTATACATCAGCTTCTTTTGCTTTGTTACTACTATAGCTCACCCACTCGTTACAGTTGCGTATATAATCAGGCTGTTTCTCCGGCTCCCACTGGTACAGCTGCTGCGAATAGGTAAATGGTTTAAGACCTGCAGGAGCCTCAAGCCCGCTGTTGAAAAGGGAGAACCGCTGCTCATCGCTGCTAAGAGAAGGCCCGCAACAAAGGATGATCGTCCAGGGCAGCAGCAGGCACACCAGCAGCAGGCTAAAGCGCTGTAAATATTTTTTTGATAGCTTGTTCATATCGCTGTACAAGTTGTGGGTCGTAATGGTAAAGTGCTATGCGTTTGGCGGAAGGAACTTTTTGGCGTAACAGTTTTGCTGCCTCTTCCAATGCAGCCTCTGATGGGTATTCTACACGCAGTACATCACCCTGCCGAAGATAATGTGCCCCCACCTCTATATCTTCCTTCACTTGTATGCCCTGGTTAGTGGTCACAAAATGATTTGAATCTGCCATCCGCTCCGAAAACTGCGCATCATGAAGCAACCCTTTGAAGTTGTTTTGCTGAAACCATGCATACCAGCCAAAAACCGGCAGCGCCACATCAAGAGGTAGCGGGTAGTTGCTGATGGTAAGGTATTGCTCCAGGTCTTTTATGTCAAAAACAGAATTGGTAGTAGCTGCATGTTTTATGTTGCTCATATTGTAGCACATCAGCAGCCCTTTATCTACCGGCGGCAAACCCATCTTGTGGTGGTACTTGTAAGGGTACAGCCTTATAGTGGCAGAAATTGTTTTGCCCGGGAAAAGGCTCTTCATATACCGCAGGAAGTTGAAATAGTCGTCTCTTGTTGTCTCTGTCCAATCGCAATCGAACTGTATTTCTGCAGGTTCAGGCAGTGCAGGACCACCAGCAGCTACGTTGGCCTGGCTTAGTTTATTATGCAAAAACAGAATCCGGTTGCGCACTTTGTGTGGAAGCGAATCGCGCCAATAGCCGGTCAACCGCATAAAGGTTTGCTGGGTGATGTATATAACAGGCGTATAGCTGCCCTGCAGGTAAGGCGCAGCATGCTGACTAACGGAGAGTTCCGCACGTGGCACCGGCATCCACTGCTGGTAGTTCCAATCTATATCAAACAACCGGATGTAAAAGTGTGAGATGTCATGCTTCTTTATAAAATGCTTCGCAGTGCTATCGGCAGAAAAGCTCGTTTTCCAATAATAAAATGAATGCTGCGCCGGTTGTTTTTGCTTGCAGGCGTTGCAAATAAACACAACCAGCGCCAGCAGGAGCAGCATGTTTTTTAAACGAGATCGGGCGGGGAGCATAGATGTATAAATGTACGGAAGAGGAAGAATTGTGGCAGGCGATTTCATTCCATCTCCAAGAACTTTTATTACCGTATGATGTAGTTACTTCCTTCTATTTCGCTTTCACCCTCTATACCGCCAGTTCAAAAAAGCTTACTAGATTCGCTCATCCTAAACTCATGAACTTTTTAGCTGCAGTCATATTTGCTATAGCTGTTCAAGGCTTCTTCCTTTGCTACCTGCTCATCAACACTAATAAAGGTGTAGCGCAGCGGGTACTGGCTGCATTGGTCCTGGCTATGTCAATAGCCATACTGGGACCAGCCATGGGATTAGCTGGCTACTACGTTCTCCTTCCGCACTTCATACGCGTAGGCGATCCTTTGGTCTTCGTTTTTGGACCATTACTTTTTATCTATATCTGCTGCCTTACCCGCGGCCAGTTACCCAAAAAATGGCTGTTGCATTTCCTGCCGTTTTTGTTATATGTGCTGTACCTGCTGCCGTTCTATGCCATGAGTGGCGACGACAAAATAGCTTATGTAGAACGGCTTTTTGCTGACAAAACAATGAACACGGAAACGATGGTAGTGCAGTTTGTACGTACGGTACATGTTACCATTTACATGCTGGCTTCATTGCAACTGGTAGTGGCGTTCCAGAAACAGATAAAAGATAATTTTTCAAATATTGAAAAGGTAACACTGGCAACGGTAAGCCGCTTGCTGAAACTCTTTTTAGCCGTTGCTGTAGTTGGCACCTGCACTTTTATCGCCAGCTTTTTTACTTCCATCAATATTGTCTTCATCAACGGATTGATCAGCCTAACGGTGGGCATTGTAATTTATGGCGTTGCCTACGCCACCTGGTCAAGACCAGCTGTTGTACTGCCGGAACAGGTAGAAACCATGACTGATACTCCGTTGCCGCCAGAACTGCCTGCAAAACCTGCCGAACCAGAAGAAATACAAGAGGTACTGCAGGAGGAAAAAGAACGTACGAAACATCATATACGTGATGAGGATTACCCGCAGTTAGTAACCAAACTGGAAGAGCTGGTAAAAGAGGGCCTACACCTGGATAATGATCTGACGCTTCTTCAACTGGCCTATCGGCTGCATATTCAGCCTTACCAAGCTTCAGAACTGATCAACCGCTACTATAAGGGCAGCTTCTTTGATTTCATCAATAGTAAGCGAATACAAGAAGTACAAAAGCGGCTGAAAGATCCGGAACTAGCACATTTTTCAGTACTTGGAATAGCCATGGATTGTGGCTTCAATTCCAAATCATCCTTCAATACTGCTTTTAAGAAATTCACCGGCCTTACCCCCACCCAATTCCGCGAGACCACCCCGGCGTAGGCGTTCGACTTCCGAAATCAGCACGTCCGACTTTTGAAAATCAGTCGATTAGCCGCTTTTTGATGATCAATTTTGTGTTTTCAAACCACAACAAAAATCATCATGAAAAAGATTTCCATCATCATCGCTACGTTCCTAACATTACAAGCAGCAGCACAAAAAACCACCAGTTCTACCTGGGAAATTGAAATTGACCCATTGGCATATGCCTTCTTCAAAGGCTACTCAGGTCACGTTTCATACAATACTAAAAACATGAAGTACGACGCCGGCTTCTATGGGCTGGAGGTGCCGCCAAGTGTTCATGGTAATGAAGGTTTTACTGAAAAAGTGAAAGGCTTCGGTTTTAAAACCAGCTACCTGCTGGG from Aridibaculum aurantiacum includes:
- a CDS encoding helix-turn-helix domain-containing protein — translated: MNFLAAVIFAIAVQGFFLCYLLINTNKGVAQRVLAALVLAMSIAILGPAMGLAGYYVLLPHFIRVGDPLVFVFGPLLFIYICCLTRGQLPKKWLLHFLPFLLYVLYLLPFYAMSGDDKIAYVERLFADKTMNTETMVVQFVRTVHVTIYMLASLQLVVAFQKQIKDNFSNIEKVTLATVSRLLKLFLAVAVVGTCTFIASFFTSINIVFINGLISLTVGIVIYGVAYATWSRPAVVLPEQVETMTDTPLPPELPAKPAEPEEIQEVLQEEKERTKHHIRDEDYPQLVTKLEELVKEGLHLDNDLTLLQLAYRLHIQPYQASELINRYYKGSFFDFINSKRIQEVQKRLKDPELAHFSVLGIAMDCGFNSKSSFNTAFKKFTGLTPTQFRETTPA